One Synechocystis sp. LKSZ1 genomic window, ATTTATAATCTTCGTGCTGTTCCTTGAACATCCGCCAGAGGAAAGCTCGGAAGGGGGCAATCCCCGTTCCCGTCGCCAACATAATGATATTGGCATCCTCATCCGGGGGAAGAAGCATTTCTTTACCGACCGGGCCAGTAATACGCACATCATCTCCCACTTGTAAATTGCAGAGGTGGGTAGAGCAAACCCCATAGACTTTTTCACCAGTTTCAGGGTTGTCGTACTCTAATTGACGGACACAGAGGGAAACGGTCTTGTCATCACCAAAATCACCGTGGCGAGTGGAGGCAATGGAATAGAGTCTAAGTTTATTGGGTTTTCCTTTATCATCGGTGCCTGGAGGGATGATCCCAATACTTTGGCCCTCTACATAGCGCAGGTCTCCCCCTGACAGGTCAAAGGTCACATGCTGAACAATACCAATTCCCCCTTCACCCACCAGGGAATAGTTTTCTACGCATTTACCGACAAAGGGATTGTTGGGACGGTAGAGATTAACAGGAACGTCCGTTTCTTTTGTTTTCGTCGTGGTCATAGATTTACTGGGCTGTGGTTCTGCACTGGGCGATGACACCACACTTGCCGCCGCAACTGCTTGGCCAGCTTTCTCCGCTATGGCTAGCGAAGTTTCCGCATTTAAGGGTTTTATACTAACGATTTGGCCCCCGAGGCGGGTGATTCGCTGCATTTCTTGGTTCATTCGTTTGAGTGGAACCGTGATAAAAATGCTACCACTGCGACGAATCGGATAATCCATACCATCCGTCATGGTGCTCTGACTCAGTCCCTTGACTTCGTACACAAATAAGCGATTCCCAGAATCGGTTTGACAGGATGATTTTGCCACGAAACCTGGACTATACATTGTTTGACTTTCTCCCTACTCAAACTGACAGTATTTTAAAGAGCGGTACTCTTTAGCCTACCATCGTCCGGCGATGGCCGTTGTAGGGAGGACAAGTGTAGGTATGCCACTGGTCTAAGATAGCAATTTAGACCCGCTCAAACTGTTGTCTTGATAGCGATTCCTGCCCTTTACAAAGCAGGTAAACCATGAAAATGCCAAATCTTGTAGAAGAGAATACAGTCTGATAGAATCTCTAGGTAGTCTGTGGGAATTGGCTGAATCTCTCTCAGGTACTGAGTTACAGGACCTATCCACTGTTATCCTAGCGAGTACTCAACAGGAAAATGTGTAGATCTTGACAAGAGACAGCGGAACCCATAGGCTCAGGGTTAGCTCTCGACTTTTTTTGAGAGGGCCTGTTTGCAATGGAAACCGGGTTAACAATCAGTTTTGCATTATAGAGGGAAATTATGACCACTCCGTTAGACCGCGTGGTTCTTATTGGTGTTGCCGGAGATTCCGGTTGCGGTAAGTCAACTTTTTTACGTCGCTTAATAGACTTGTTTGGCGAAGAGTTTATGACAGTGATCTGTCTAGACGACTACCATAGCCTGGATCGTCAAGGAAGGAAGGCCGCCGGTGTAACGGCCCTAGATCCTAGAGCCAATAATTTTGACCTA contains:
- the petH gene encoding ferredoxin--NADP reductase, whose product is MYSPGFVAKSSCQTDSGNRLFVYEVKGLSQSTMTDGMDYPIRRSGSIFITVPLKRMNQEMQRITRLGGQIVSIKPLNAETSLAIAEKAGQAVAAASVVSSPSAEPQPSKSMTTTKTKETDVPVNLYRPNNPFVGKCVENYSLVGEGGIGIVQHVTFDLSGGDLRYVEGQSIGIIPPGTDDKGKPNKLRLYSIASTRHGDFGDDKTVSLCVRQLEYDNPETGEKVYGVCSTHLCNLQVGDDVRITGPVGKEMLLPPDEDANIIMLATGTGIAPFRAFLWRMFKEQHEDYKFRGLAWLIFGIPKSPNILYKDDLEKLAAEFPDNFRLTYAISREQQNAEGGRMYIQHRVAENAEELWQLMQNSKTHTYMCGLKGMEPGIDEAFTALAEQNGVKWSDFQKQMKKEHRWHVETY